GAGATGGCGGAACCTATGACATTGGATTGCAATCTTTGTCTGGCGCTTTGGAACGAGGGCATAATTTTGTTTATGTTTGCTATGACAATGAAGCCTATATGAATACTGGAAATCAACGATCTTCTTCAACGCCATATGGCGCGAGCACGACTACTACGCCAGAAGGAAAAACACATCATGGGAAAGAAGTTTTTAAAAAAGATTTAATTAAAATTGTTGCGGCTCATAATATTCCTTATGTTGCTCAATCCGCTGTTCATTATTGGTCTGATTTATATCAAAAAGCTGAAAAGGCTTTTCAAGTTAATGGTCCGGCAGTGTTAAATGTTTTTTCGCCTTGTCAATTAAATTGGAAATTTCCTTGTGATTTAACAATTCAAATTTCAAAAATGGCTGTTGAAACTTGTTTGTGGCCTTTGTATGAAATAGAAAATAAACAATATAAATTAAATTATCAACCAAGAGAAAAGTTGCCAGTTGAAGAATTTTTAAAAATGCAAAAAAGATTCTCCCATCTTTTCAAACCAGAAAATAAAAAAATTATTAAAACAATCCAAGAGAAAGTGGATGAGAAATGGGAGGAGTTAAGAAATTATAAATTATAAATTAAGAAACCCCCTTAATCCCCCTTATCAGGGGGACAGAATTGATTAGCCCCTTCGATAAAGAAGTTGGGGATTTAATTAGCCCCCTTGATAAAGGGGGTTGGGGGATTTCTTAAAGACAAAAGAAACCCCCTTAATCCCCTTTATCAGGGAGACTTTACGGAAGAAGGATTTTCAAAATTATTTTTATTTTTTGTAGAACATCCCAACCGTATTAGCTATCCTTGCTAAAATTGTAAAAGCTAGTTTAATATCAATTTAAAATTTAAAATTCATAATTATTTTATGTACCTCCCAATTATTGGATTAGAAATCC
The genomic region above belongs to Candidatus Kuenenbacteria bacterium HGW-Kuenenbacteria-1 and contains:
- a CDS encoding pyruvate ferredoxin oxidoreductase (catalyzes the formation of acetyl-CoA from pyruvate and coenzyme A); amino-acid sequence: MDLKILTQKIQEQNRFVCGHRTCAGCAIPIIVRTILSASKDPVVVVSATGCLEIVSSVYPQTSWNVPWMHNAFENTSATISGIECAYSFLKKKGKLKKKINFVVFGGDGGTYDIGLQSLSGALERGHNFVYVCYDNEAYMNTGNQRSSSTPYGASTTTTPEGKTHHGKEVFKKDLIKIVAAHNIPYVAQSAVHYWSDLYQKAEKAFQVNGPAVLNVFSPCQLNWKFPCDLTIQISKMAVETCLWPLYEIENKQYKLNYQPREKLPVEEFLKMQKRFSHLFKPENKKIIKTIQEKVDEKWEELRNYKL